A DNA window from Mastomys coucha isolate ucsf_1 unplaced genomic scaffold, UCSF_Mcou_1 pScaffold21, whole genome shotgun sequence contains the following coding sequences:
- the CUNH15orf40 gene encoding UPF0235 protein C15orf40 homolog isoform X1, with protein MLQLAVGRCVWPLLDSCVIPQCLRKPVRQARPVASLVLWRGWATGLHWRGTEAAPGGRKTSLRVQGKNQTKEPETPPPPAGPVATDPKGFVTISIHAKPGSKQNAVTDLSTEAVGVAIAAPPSEGEANAELCRYLSKVLDLRKSDVVLDKGGKSREKVVKLLASTTPEEVLEKLKTEAEKK; from the exons ATGCTGCAGCTTGCTGTAGGTCGCTGTGTTTGGCCTCTGTTAGACTCCTGTGTGATTCCACAATGCCTAAGAAAGCCGGTGCGACAAGCAAGGCCAGTGGCAAGCCTGGTGTTGTGGAGAGGGTGGGCCACGGGGCTACACTGGCGGGGAACAGAAGCAGCGCCTGGAGGGCGGAAGACCTCCCTTCGGGTCCAG ggtaaaaaccaaaccaaggaaCCAGAGACACCCCCACCTCCTGCAGGGCCTGTAGCAACTGATCCTAAAGGTTTTGTCACCATCTCCATCCATGCCAAACCTGGCTCCAAACAGAATGCTGTGACAG ATCTGAGCACTGAGGCTGTTGGTGTGGCCATCGCGGCACCTCCGTCTGAGGGAGAGGCGAATGCAGAGCTCTGTCGTTACCTTTCCAAGGTCTTGGACCTCAGGAAGAGTGATGTGGTTCTGGATAAG GGTGGTAAATCTCGGGAAAAGGTGGTGAAGCTCTTGGCCTCTACAACTCCAGAGGAGGTCTTGGAGAAGCTGAAAACGGAagctgaaaagaaataa
- the CUNH15orf40 gene encoding UPF0235 protein C15orf40 homolog isoform X2, giving the protein MPKKAGATSKGKNQTKEPETPPPPAGPVATDPKGFVTISIHAKPGSKQNAVTDLSTEAVGVAIAAPPSEGEANAELCRYLSKVLDLRKSDVVLDKGGKSREKVVKLLASTTPEEVLEKLKTEAEKK; this is encoded by the exons ATGCCTAAGAAAGCCGGTGCGACAAGCAAG ggtaaaaaccaaaccaaggaaCCAGAGACACCCCCACCTCCTGCAGGGCCTGTAGCAACTGATCCTAAAGGTTTTGTCACCATCTCCATCCATGCCAAACCTGGCTCCAAACAGAATGCTGTGACAG ATCTGAGCACTGAGGCTGTTGGTGTGGCCATCGCGGCACCTCCGTCTGAGGGAGAGGCGAATGCAGAGCTCTGTCGTTACCTTTCCAAGGTCTTGGACCTCAGGAAGAGTGATGTGGTTCTGGATAAG GGTGGTAAATCTCGGGAAAAGGTGGTGAAGCTCTTGGCCTCTACAACTCCAGAGGAGGTCTTGGAGAAGCTGAAAACGGAagctgaaaagaaataa